TCATCGTAGCCAACCAAAGTAAGTGCCAGTTCAGCATTCTCCTTGCCAACCTGATACAatgataaaaatcaacaaaggaGAAAAAGACTATGGCACCAAATCATGGAAAGGAGGTGAAAGCAACAACTAACCAATCTAACAGCAGCCTGCTGAACTCTAATGGGTACAGGATGGGATTGAATTTTGTTTAAGGGGATAATTGTCACTCTTCTACGGAGATCACCATTTTGAAGAAGTTGCTTTCCAGTGCTCTCAGTGTCCACAACAACATTAAATAACTTTCCACCTGCAGTAACCTGAAAATCAACTCAAGTAAGAGTTGTTACTACTCGTACAAGTTTGTTGTGACAAAATCAAGTATATGATATGTGCATTACTGACCTCTAGGGCAGTCATTGTGGAGCTGTCATTTACTTTAATTAGTTTAGCTACCACGCCTTTTACTTTCGACCTATCAAAGTTTCTCACAGGATCACGGTATATGAATTGAACATTTGATAGCTGCGCCGAAAGGTCTcgtatttcatctttcaacttcTGCACTAGTTTCAATTCGGATGCACAATCCTGAAGAAAAGTTTTGATTAACATAATCATCAACTGTAAGGTAATTTATAGGACCTGAAGGTGAAATGGGATCAAGGGGAGCATACAGACCTTCTGTAAAGCTTCCATCTGGCCTTCCTTATATGAAAGAGATTCCAGCGCTGATTTAGCATTTTCGACATCTTTCCTTCTAGCACGAAGCTCATTCTCTACAGCAACAGCTTCTTCATTCTTTGACATTAACTGATGCGTTTTCTCTTTCAGCTCTTTCTCACAATggctaatttttgttttcaactgTTTCAACTCTGTTTCAGCATTTCCAACAGCATACTTTGCTTCACCCAGTTGATCTTCAAGGCATTTCTCCTCACTACCACTGCTCTTCCCAGCTAGCACACCCTATCAATAGCAACTAAAACTCTCAATCCATGACTTGTTTTGCTGGTCAGTGCAGTGGCTATCTATTTATACGGAGcaaaatgaactaaaaaagCAAGGATGAATACTGACTTGGTATTCCTTCTCATAGTTTCCCAAACTATTGGAAAGTTCTCCAACTCTCCTTTTGAGATCAGCTGCTCCTTCCTCAGACTTTTTAACTGCAGCAGCCCTCTCCTCAACAGACTGCTTTAATTCTTCAATACTGTGAACAATCTGGAAGCATCAAGATGTTAAATGTAAATGCGATATGAAAACTGCCTGGtcatttaaaaaagcaaaagaagaggagaaaaactTGAACAAATTCTAGAGGCAAATATACAAAGCtagacatataaaaataaacatcagAATTAGCAAAGATTGCCCCATCACCTTTTCAGCACTCTCACATTCACTCCTTAAAGTATCCTCTTTATTATTCAAAACTGATACCTCTCGCACAAGATCTTGAGCAAGCACATCTACATTCTCTGACAGAGTTTTTACTTCCCCGCCCATACTGGCTTCCTTTTCAGCAGCCAATTTTGATATTTCCGTCTCCTTTTGCTGTATTTCCGCCAGCATCTGTTCTGCACTAGTGTCGATCTCAGCAATTTTTCCCTTCATATGTTCCACCTCAACAACTGCGCTGTCTCTAATTTTCACTGCTTGAACATAATCATAAGCAATGCAAAACCTTTTGAGTCGATCTAATTCAGAATTGCCGTTGGCCCATTGCATATATTGCATCCTCTCCTTCCTCAACTTCTCCAGAGCTGGCAGTATCTCCTGGTCAAGAAGCTTATTAATTTCATCCACCTTGCTCTGCTTCTTCTCTAGAGTTTTCAACGCAGACTCTTTTTTTGTCTCGTACATTCTTGTCCCAGCAGCCTCTTCAAGCATTGATAAGATCTCTGGAGGTTTCATGTTCAAGACCTTAGTAATGCGTCCTTGCATAATGAGAAAATGTGGATTGTTAACATTCAGCTGCACTGAATGAAAAAGGTTTTGGACTTGACTAGGCTGGGCCAGCTTTCCATTGATCAGATACTTGTTCCTTCCACCGACCACAATCTGCAGATACAAATATATAAGTCCTTCACATATAAAATCAACGCTGTCAAAGCAAACAAGTtggattaaattcaaaaaatcatgacCATAAAAAGTTTCTCTTTTTGCAGGCCGAGCTTAATAACCGCTGTATCTTATAGTTCCATTCTTAGGTCTATAGTATATTATACACTTTAGTTAAACATTCTAGTTCAGTCTTTTTGAATCAATTGCTAAACACACCAAGACAGAAATATATGTAAATTTACCATTGCTATAATAATCAGAAGCAACATTAAATTcaatatagaaacaaaaaacaaatcagacCCGTTCAATTAGAACACTCAGGGAACATACCGGACCATTATATTCTACAATTAAAACAGAGCAACCTCCCAACGCCATCAAAGGccaactttaaaataaaagaaaaatgcgTGGCTACATAAATACAAACCAAACATTTCTCTTACCTCTAACAAAAATTTAACCAACACGTTACCTTTCTCTCACCAATTCTTCGCAAAACCCACAAATTCTAAACCCTTAATTTAGCAAaccaatttgatttttgaagaaaaCTAACCTGTCTAGTAACTGTAATCTCTGAATGATCTTCATACCCAAGAGGACTCCTATTCCTGTCAGAATTATCAAACACAATTGACACTGTAGCTTTAGTAATCCCTGCCTGTCCTTGCTTGTACACTAACTCCTGCAAATTGGATGCCCTAACTTGCTGCAAATTAGTTAtacccaaaacaaaacaaattgaatcCAGAATATTCGACTTGCCAGACCCATTTAGCCCCGTAATTGCATTGAAAAAGGGGTCGAATCCTTGTACTACTGTTCTTGTTGCGTAAGATTTGAACCCCTCTAAACATATCTCCTTTATATACATTCGTAATTGAAAATGAGAACCCCTGAAATTGAAAAGGCTTGGGAAAATTTTAGGGTTTCCAATATGACAAGGCCTGGGAGTGGGTGAGTTGGGGTTGGGGAGAAATGGAGAGTTTGTTTGTgtggagatttttgtttttgttttttggatggAGGGAGGGGTTTcgattgttttgaattttagagGAGCCTCTCTCTGAAAGAAGCGGGAAAAacgatagttttttttttcatttttaattgggCCTGGTTCGATCATTGATGCACCGGACTGTCCAATTATTTTATCAACCAGGCCCGTCCAGAATCTGGATTTTTTACCATGCGATTGGGTATTTTTGTTtcatggaaaatgttttttttaattgaatttttgatattatataaataaataataaaacatgattcaatataaaatatttttcaatttattccatAATccatatcaaatttgaaaaacatattttaaatctatgaaaagagtattttttttattttattaatcttaaTACATTAtcgtttaattattttattcttttatgatATCAACAATCATTATCACTATCCATGATCattatttcatcatcaaataattgtaaatttttaatattatcaatattataattacaggaataattattatcaacatTACCGGTATTGTTATGAATGTATTTAGtattataataacttttatgcctatgttatgaaaaaataaattttaaaaattattatttataattaaaaacttttgtgcttggttaaaattataattgtatttaataacatatctaaGTACGGACTTGGTGATGATCATGCTGTTAATTGTGGGAGAGACTTGTTTATTGTGTACTGGGTACTAGAATCGCATTAGGTTGTGTAAAAAGCTTGGAGTAATCTCAGTCGTAGATGAGGTTAGATGAGGTTAATTGTATGATGATAGGCTCATTGGATTAAGTtgactaaaatttatttatttttactttaaattatttttcaaaatattttcgtatcattttaataaattaatataaaaataataaaatatttttaaaaataacaagatgCCCAAAACACTCCCATGAACAGGAAAAACAAATAGTGCCGTAATTTACTAATGATCAGAGGTTAACTAGGAACACTGTGACCACTTAGAATTACAATAAGAACAAAGTGTCAATTACAGCAAACTGCAATTAAACTCCAACTTCACCTGAAACACCCCTGAGAGAATCTGGAGCTTCAGTAGGGAAGACAACATTATCATAGAGAAACCCAGCAACTGCGGCTCCAATCAAGGGTCCAACCCAATAAACAGCCTGGTTTTTTAACCTCCCAGCAATAACTGCAGACCCAAATGCACTCGCCGGATTCATCGAGCCACCTGAGAAGGGTCCTGCAGCCAAGACACCGGCTCCTGCCGTAAGACCTACTGCCAAAGGTCCAGTGGCGCTCAACGAACTACGTCTAGGGTCTCCGGCAGCGTAAACAGTGTACACCAAGCCAAATGTCATCACACCTTCTATCAGGGATGCTCCAAATCCTGTCATTTCCTCTGCAACTGTGTTGGTTGGAACATGCTAGAAAATTACAGAATAGAAGTTGCATCTTAGTGGTGGCGCAGTGCAAGAAAATGTAAGCAAATATTGTCAGTGCAAGAAAGCTGCAATCGGTTAAAGGATCCTATCCAATCCATCTTGCATTAACAGAGAGCGGATTTTATCACCTGTCCTACGGTGGCCACTTTCAAgaaaatgcaagccatgacggAGGCCAACATCTGAGAAATCCAGTAGAATAGAGCGGTGGGCACATTAATGCGTCCTCCAACAGCCATGGAAAATGTGACAGCAGGGTTCACATGCCCTCCAGAGGCATTTGCAGCAATGTACACAGCCGATGAGAGTGCAAAAGCATTCGCCATTGCGACTATCACTAGGCTGGATGGATCTGCTGCTGCGTCTGGCAATAATTTCCCTGACACATGCCAAAATCAAACATCAACCTTAAAACTTGTAAACTCTCTACTTCTAGAAAAACTGAATCATGCCTTTTGATCAATATTTTGAATGTGCCTCAGCGTGTTATTAGAACCAAAACCACAAAAGTCGACAACTATGCTTTTTTCTTAACTAGACAGTTCTGTTTATATGTTATCAGAAAAAAACCGTAGCAAAATTGACAAATGGCTCTAGATTTCCATTTTATATGTTCTCGTCTCACTAAAAAAGAACATtgctaattaaaaacaaacaaggatCATGTAGACCGACATATTACAGCAAGAAACATGGACAATCAAGCCAAACCCTTTTCACTAAACAGATTAGAAGTTGCTGTTCAACACTTACTTGAAGCCATGGCAGATCCTACAACCGCAAACACGTAAAAGAAAGTGGAGATGAACTCTGCAAGATAGGCTCTAAGAGAAGCGGGAGTGACTGATTGTTTGAAACGTGCAGTCAGTGATGCTGAAGCCATTTTACCAAATATCAACATATTGCCAAGACAATAAATTGAAGTCGGAATTTTTCCAAGGCAGGATAGCAGTTATGCATTAAGAGAGAAATGGCAAATCCTTTGTGTTTTGCGTTTTAGCAGTTACGGAAAGATTGCAACAATGTTCATATACGTGTGCGTCTGTTCAGGGTTGCAAACCCATGATTCAAAAATTAACCGTTACTTACTCCGTGGTAGGATTTCATTGGTAGTACTCGTGATCTGCAGTTCATTCAATGGCCACCCTTTGTGTTTGCGAAAATTTCCCCACatcaacttttatttatttttaaaataattttagtccCAATTATTGAACCTCAGTTTCAATAACTTGCTGTTCTAGTTATCAGAGaagggatttttttaaaaaaaaaaagatttgtcaaGAATGATCCCCTGTTATataaaacaaaccctaaataTTGACTCGGTGTTAAATGGATTGTCTTCTCACGTTATGTTCTCCGATTTGAATCCAATGAAAGGCCGTGAACATAGATAGTTTGAATCTAGACCCAACTAAAGAGAAGTTTAGTCTGAATATACGTGGGATTTGgacaaaaaatatcatattgctgagaaaaaacaaagtgtACTTCATATTCAGCCAGTCAGTGTGCGAAGAGAACAATagcaacaagaagaaagaaaacagtcACCCaattagaaagaaagaaaaacattgtTCATGTGTAAGATGAacaagaattaaaagaaaaacactattTTCAACACAAACCATTGGACATGCACGATCCATGAAATCAAATTAGCGTTCCCCATTAATAGCTTGAGcagaatataaataaataaagagtacTCTTAACAAATATAAGAGGGAATTGGGAGCAAAGACATGTTCTCTTCCTCTCCATTAAATAAGTGATCAGCGGCTAAAAATACTTAAGAACTCGAAACACTGCATAAAGGAAGACCACATTCCATGTTCCTTCTCGTTTGTAGCATCATTGGAGTTTGTAGGAAAAGGAGAAGCGCCACCAGCTTCAGAATCAACACTGCTCAATGGAACATTATCTGAATACGCAATGCTATTGTCATggaataaagaaaacaattggTTCATTGGTTGCGCTCCTAGTTCATCATAAAATAGGCGATAATCAGTATAATCTTCACGAAAACGAGCACCACCAGCAGATCCACTTTCACCTCCATAGCTGCGACCTCCTCTTgccatgtttttattaataccTGAGACGCAAATATTAATAGGGCTATGCATAGTCAGCCTATAGTTATATATACACATTCGCCGCTTGTTCCTTATCTTACAGGGAAAAGGATTTGTTAGCTTGGAAGCAGCAGGATTCGTCTCAGTATCGGATATtgactcttatatatatatatatatatatatatatataataggcAAAAAAatacgaggaaaaaaaaaacatgcaaaaattTGGCCAGCGGCTAGCCACGAAAGCAGAAAGAAATAACCTAACTGGCATAaaattgtcttttaaaaaaaaaaaaaaaaaaaaaaaaaccctaaaagccTGAGATCCTGGACAGAACAGCCAGTAATTAAGCTGGACAAGGAACCACAGTTTGTCGAGACTAATTGGAACAGAATTAGAAGAGAGAGCCTATAGAATCCAATCAAGCGCAGAATAGAAGCCACAGAAAGTTGAAACAAGCCATAATTTTAGAGGGAGCTCCTGTTCTCTGTCTCTCCTCCTTATAAGACTCCACATCTCCTTTCTTTATCTTGGTCTCCCATGTTACAACTTCCTTGTCTACAACAGTTTCTGATCCCAAATCAACACATTCTAAAGAAGAGTTCCAGGATTCCCAATAAGCAGTCACACTTGATGAGTTCGAGCTGGAAGAAGAAATATAATCAGCAAAAGTGTCTGTGTAAGAAGAAGCAGAGTTGCTTCCTGCATGGTTCTGTGCCGCCTTCAAGATCACCAGCCTCTATAGCCATGAAGGAAATTGGCAAACTGTCTTTATCGTTCTTCATATTTCTTTAACAGAGAGAAACTAATGTGATCCTGATCAATTAAACTATAGTAAAGAGTGTAATTTGTGAAATTTTTAGGTAGTTCTTAGTTTTTCCTGTATGGCAATCCAATATATTGTAAGACCCGAATCCAAATTAAAATAGGATTTacaatattttaatgttattcgAGACTAAATCTAGCTACTTGcgatgaaacaaagaaaaggaaaggaaaagagtaATTAAAACAGCATCAGAACCGAATTTAGACAAGGTCCTAAATATAAGTCATAGCATAACCTACGCCTTGTCCATAAAATGCAGATTCATGTACTTAAAATTCAAGCAGATTTTCAATTAGCACGACCAATTTATGCCTTGAGCTTGCGCAATGGAGGTGGCCTCTTCACTGGTTGGACCTCGGtcttgaaaagaagaaaagagaggttGTCCACGGAAAAATATACAAATCCACCACTTGAGTGAGTTACAAATGACCCATAACTCTTGCCCACAATGCAGTGCCATGCGATGCCATACATTGCATCAAACtcctgaaaaagaaaaggaaaaggaaaaggaaaggaggcAAGGGACAAATGAACAACAGCAGTGCCAAAACTTCCTTGTATATGCCCATTTGCAAGGAAATTCTAAGAAAAGATGCAGGGGAGAAAAAGTTCAAGTCAACTAAGGTCAATCACATAAATAATCTTGGTTGTTGTCAACTCAGCCAACGTTAATAAATTTCAACAAGGTTTGAACACATAGGGCGCAGTTGTCTAAAAACTTCAAACAAAATCCATGGTATAATCGGTATGGATATCAAGATACATTGTTTAGTGTAAtgacaaaaaactaaaatctttaCATCAGGAATTGATGTGTTATAGAAAAAGTTAATAAAGTTgcaagcttttaaacaaaaacaacaaagctatAAGCTccaaaataatagtaataaataacttggcAACCATAATACTACTACTGTTAATTAAATCTCAACTTAACAGCCATCGTagattttcctgaaaaattacTCGGGTGCTAACTGCTATGAGTACTCTCACTAGTCATGAGTACAGTTAGTGGGACAACCTTCTTTCATGTCACGCATCAACATTATTAGAAGGGATAGAGAAGAGGTGGGGTATGGCTACTTGACCTATCTGTGCCTCTCTGCTTGCTATTGAGTCTTGTAATAAACTTATGATAGGGAGATTTACTGTTCTTCCACCAACAAATTGAAGTGTTCATTCATATGCAGTATCAATAGATGCCCCGTTCATATATTTATCAGAATGATGCCATATTTGGAactatgcttaaaaaaaaacttggactGTATTAGAAGCAAATTTTATGCACAATCATCAAGGTCGAATCCATGGAAAATCTCCATACCTTCTTGAGACTCATGGCGATATGAGTAGGATTGGGATTCTTGCTCTCGAGATTATTAGTATCAAGGAGTGCTCTACTGAACCTAAATGCATGCTCTTGCATTGCACCAGGCATGTCTGCTGATCTCAACCGTATGTTCAACTCAACAGCTATTGCTGCTAGCCTCACTTCATTggttgctgctgctggtggCCTCGTCATGGGAGGCACCGATAACATACGCCCAGGAGGTAGGAACTGCACCCTTTCCTTATTCTTTTCCATTCTCCTCCTTCCTCCAGTCTCTGGCTGTGGTCTCTCCATGGAAACAAGCCTAGACATTCACAATGTCTTGGAGAGAGATAGAGAGTTGTACAAGCCTGGACAGTCACAATGTCTTGGGGAGAGATCGAGAGAGAGAGTTGTACAAGCCTAGACAGCCACAACGTCCTGGAGAGAGAGAGTTGTAGGCATTGTTTTAAAACCTGTACTGGATCAGCAGGTAGATATGGGTACCTGAATGATATGGGGTAGAACagtttagttgaaaaaaaatccttgatttTTACTTGGTTAAAAACCTAAGTTGTCCTGATTGATTCGGGTGTAACTATCAAAActtaatcataattttgttaaaataatgttttttatatacatatatatttttattttttttaattaacctcATTTGACAAATCGATTCTCACCTTTAACTCAAGTATTATCTGTAGCTCAATTCTTTATCTCAAGTACATCCcagttaagttttaaaattataattataggcAGGTATTAGGGCAGTTTGTTTGTAGCCTTAGTAATGTTTAGGACTTGACGGAGgacaaatattttgttttaatcgAAGTAAATGTTGGACTGTGatatggaatatttttttaaatggtttttgtttgaaaatatattaaaaaaattatatatttttttatttttaaataaatacttcaaaatcattaaaaattactaaaatatattaatttaatattttttaaacaaaaaaaaacacttttaaaaaatatttaaaaataaaagcaaaaccatGTGAAACACCCCTTATTCTGGTTTTGAAAGAGACAAATAAGTGAAACAGGCTTACATTTTACGCAAAATAATAGAGAGATCATGCAGTGGTAAAGGACCTAACAGCGATAAATAATGAAAACTGACTGGGGGAAGGGAAGCTTTAGGACAGTCCATGGCTCAGCTTTGGAAGCTGTGACAAGAGTAACTCGTGTCTATCATTTGTGGGTCCTACTTTTTAATTAGGTCACCGAATACAATGATTTATTCAGTAATCAGAAAGTAGAGGGCCGGCAACACCAACCATACGCATGATTCCATCCACTTTTGGAGGCATTGCAGAGCTCCTTCATGCAAAGACTGGCAAAGCAACCATCCAAAAGGAGTGGTGCTATATGGCTAATTCGTGGAGTGTTGGACGTTTAGATTGTTAGTTCAATGATCAATCCTCCCATGTGAGATTTTACCTTGGAACCTGCTAATCAAATGCTCAACTACTTGACCAATCACCAAATTCAACAACAGATTCTCTTGTACAAAAAGCTAAAATTCCAACACCTGAGGCTGAGGCCGTGGAAGCAACTCTTTCTGGTTCCACACGATAACCAGGAGGTACTAACATATAAAAGCGGAAAGTCTGAATGAGAATGCATCCTCATTAATCAAAAGTAAACTTTACTCTACAAAAAAGTATCAACAAGGGTAAAACTGTATGACTGTTCTGAATCCTTTGATGCACAAGGGGGGTACAGTAATTTCTTGTGCAACGAAATtctttgtaaaaacaaaaaaaacagtttcAAGATCAAATTCGCTTCCTTAGTACTACTATTGTATGAACGGATTTTACAGAGGCTGCATTTCCAAGCTGGTGTTCTTTTCAGAGGATGGAGCGGAATCCTGGTTTTCAGTGGTGGCACTCATCTCTTGAACAGGTGGAGGATTGACGATGGTCATTGGCATGACAAAGTTATCTGATAGACGCCCCTTCATCTCCCTGTGCTCCTGGCACAAAGCACACCAGTGCATGCAGCAGTGCACCATGCATGGGTCACAGGGTGAATTCTGCAATCCAAACAAATGCTAGTCAGTAAAcagtaaaaattaaacttttttttttttttgggggggggttATGCTTTAGGCGTCAGGAATGTGACAATGCTAAAACAACAGCACTGTAGCAACCCTCAAAATATTAAGGCTTCATTAGGTAGCACAATGGAAGCCATACTGATTGTTTGGCAGCACAGACCGCATAATTTTGGTTAACTGGAGAAAAGCAGTTGACAAACTTTTTGCAAAAGCTTAAAATTTAATGCACTTCGGTGCTTTTGAAATCATTAGCTTTGaattggagaaaaaaatttCCATATCATTAAGGAATAAAATACCCTTTAagttcataaaaattatatgatgacTATTTCATTATTCTTTGTTATTTGGCATCAACTTCCAGCAGCGCACTTTATCATGAACTAACAAATTTGTGTgctaaaaaaagtaattttcacCCTCGGAAAGCACATTGAAATATCAATGGAATAATAGCAACAATTACAGTGTTCCATGTGTTGCAACTCCTAAAATTATTAAGTGCTCCCATAAAATACTAAAGGAATCCAGAAGCAGTCATCTTGTCTGCATCTACAAAATGTTCAtgttatgcttttttttaaCCTTAACAGTGTGTCGAGGATCCTTGCTGTCTTCAATTCATAACATGAACatgaaaatagagaaaattgAGATTACCTTGAGATGATATTTCTTCTGTAAAGACTGTCGAACAAGACCAGTGTATATGCCACACATCCACCAAGCAAAAAGTAAACCCTCACAAATAAGAAATGACGTGCTTGGGTCAATTCCATGGAAGACAGCTGTCGCTGCTGCCAGTGTGATGCCACCTTCAATGCAAACGGCATGGCAAACACATGGTGTAGTCCAGGGGGTATCATCTCTCAAGCTCTCAATATTTCTACCAAACAGAACACAAGGACAAAATAGTCCTGTCCAACCTTTTCAGGTGTAAAACAGGAAGGAATTAATCCATCATTCCTTGCATAAATAAGCAATTAAAACCCTAAAAGGAGACACGCATTTTGATAAGACTAAGAATTACAAGAGAATCAATTGGATAATGTTGCCGGAGGACAATATCATCCACTTCACAAAGGAAGTGCAAAAATTTGTGACAGACCTTTCCAAATAAGATGCGAATTCAAAATACTGAGCCTTGTCCTATCTATGTCATTACCACATtgttaattatgaaaaaaaaaatattaacatcatCCATGAAACTTTAGTTGATACatgcaattatattttgtttcaaacAGGAAAGAGAAAACTGggaaaacagaaaaatatatgtttgagtTTCAAAATTGTAAATTGCATTTGCCAATTCAATGCATAAACTCTAATCAACAactattttcagttttttactAGATCATAACTTCAGGATAGAGTTCCTATTCAGTATTGAGAAGTTCATTAGACCTGAAAGTTTGATTGGTTATGGCAAGTGGCAAAAACACAAGGCCACATTAACTATCAATTTCCAAAATCTCATTAGTCATTTGGTCTATCAAAGTCATTTTCTAAAACCATGTTCTtgaaatgaattgaaaatttgAACTGTGCCTATAGTAAAATCTGTAAACGGTTTCAAATGGCATCCAGGCATCTAAGTTCAACAGTTGGGGAAAAAACACAAGGGGAAAAGTTGCACTAGAAAAGGTAAAGAACTCCAATTTATATGGACAAGGATTtcagaaaaataagaagaaaattaaaaattaaaaaacaaaagaaatcatttatttaggaaacaacaaaaaacagaaacaagtgAACTGCCTGCATTCAAATCATAAACGGGGCTACCATGTGTGCAAATACAAAATTTCTGATCTGATAAAATTATTTCTCGCAGAGTTGAGCATAAAGTTCCCGATTAGCTAAAGGATACATATCAAGAAAGGATTGTTCATATATTGTCTAGAGCATGATCTTCAAGAAAAAGTGCCATGACTTTCCTTTCAAGCACAGACAATGAGCAGAGGCTCAAATTTGGCTAAAGCCATTTATGGTTTATCACATGCACAAGATAATTACCATTTATTTGATGCATGTTTGAGTTGAGGGAAAAGAAGATCAAGTTAGTTAGTTTCATATCTCCATGTCATAAATTCTaactttcaataaaaatataaagtactTCATCAATCACAGTAACAGAAGCAATTCATCTCTGAAAAGTTGTCAACATATCATATCCAAATATGATATACCCACATCACAAAACATTGATTTGAAACTATATAATGCTAGATTACAAATGAACTTACAGCTTTCAGTGTCTTCAGAACATCCAAAAATCCCAGTAGTCCAAGGCTCGTCTGCTGGAGGCTGAAAGTTCTCAGGTAAAGGTTGCCCACATTCATTACATTTGCAAACTTCCAACTGCctcaccaaaaattaaaaaaattcagagaTCCAATCTTTACACAAATTCAGCCTGAGCATTCAAAACCCACATAAGAAAACGCGTGATAATTTGACTCAAGAGAAGCAAACACGACAGCATCAGATCGAAGTTGAAAAGCTAAACCCTTTTAGGGTGCAAATCCTGAACTTTGAAACAATCGCATATGACAGAgaaacattaaaatatcttaaatctCAAGACTTGAAACAAAAGGGTGATAAAATTTgagataagaaaaataagaaaaaaaaacagagagagaaagagagagagacatgAGGAACTTCAATAGGCTGATTTAGTTCCCCAGGCTTAATCTCCTCTACAACagtttgttcttttgttaaCTTCACATATCTTGAAACGTTTCCTTCTGCCATCTGATCTCACAAAACCCAGGAAAC
This region of Populus alba chromosome 3, ASM523922v2, whole genome shotgun sequence genomic DNA includes:
- the LOC118028620 gene encoding cell number regulator 6 is translated as MAEGNVSRYVKLTKEQTVVEEIKPGELNQPIEVPHLEVCKCNECGQPLPENFQPPADEPWTTGIFGCSEDTESCWTGLFCPCVLFGRNIESLRDDTPWTTPCVCHAVCIEGGITLAAATAVFHGIDPSTSFLICEGLLFAWWMCGIYTGLVRQSLQKKYHLKNSPCDPCMVHCCMHWCALCQEHREMKGRLSDNFVMPMTIVNPPPVQEMSATTENQDSAPSSEKNTSLEMQPL
- the LOC118028622 gene encoding structural maintenance of chromosomes protein 2-1, producing the protein MYIKEICLEGFKSYATRTVVQGFDPFFNAITGLNGSGKSNILDSICFVLGITNLQQVRASNLQELVYKQGQAGITKATVSIVFDNSDRNRSPLGYEDHSEITVTRQIVVGGRNKYLINGKLAQPSQVQNLFHSVQLNVNNPHFLIMQGRITKVLNMKPPEILSMLEEAAGTRMYETKKESALKTLEKKQSKVDEINKLLDQEILPALEKLRKERMQYMQWANGNSELDRLKRFCIAYDYVQAVKIRDSAVVEVEHMKGKIAEIDTSAEQMLAEIQQKETEISKLAAEKEASMGGEVKTLSENVDVLAQDLVREVSVLNNKEDTLRSECESAEKIVHSIEELKQSVEERAAAVKKSEEGAADLKRRVGELSNSLGNYEKEYQGVLAGKSSGSEEKCLEDQLGEAKYAVGNAETELKQLKTKISHCEKELKEKTHQLMSKNEEAVAVENELRARRKDVENAKSALESLSYKEGQMEALQKDCASELKLVQKLKDEIRDLSAQLSNVQFIYRDPVRNFDRSKVKGVVAKLIKVNDSSTMTALEVTAGGKLFNVVVDTESTGKQLLQNGDLRRRVTIIPLNKIQSHPVPIRVQQAAVRLVGKENAELALTLVGYDEELKTAMEYVFGSTFVCKNIDAAKEVAFSREVRTPSVTLEGDIFQPSGLLTGGSRKGGGDLLRQLHELAEAESNLTLHQRRLSEIEAKITELLPVHKKFADLKKQLELKLYDLSLFQGRAEQNEHHKLGEVVKKIEQELEEAKSAAKEKQILYNECVNTVSMLEKSIKEHDNNREGKLKDLEKQIKATKAQMQSVSKDLKGHENERERLIMEQEAVMKEHSSLESQLGALRAQISRLNLELEEQKAKVASTRNNHDQVQSELNSIRLKMKECDSQISSILKEQQKLQHKLSETKLDRKKLENEVKRMEMEQKDCSMKVDKLIEKHAWIASEKQLFGRSGTDYDFQSLNPSKAKEELEKLQAEQSGLEKRVNKKVMAMFEKAEDEYNDLMSKKNIIENDKSKINKVIEELDEKKKETLKVTWVKVNNDFGSIFSTLLPGTMAKLEPPEGCSFLDGLEVRVAFGGVWKQSLSELSGGQRSLLALSIILALLLFKPAPLYILDEVDAALDLSHTQNIGRMIKAHFPHSQFIVVSLKEGMFNNANVLFRTKFVDGVSTVQRTVAAKQNL
- the LOC118028624 gene encoding dynein light chain, cytoplasmic encodes the protein MSRLVSMERPQPETGGRRRMEKNKERVQFLPPGRMLSVPPMTRPPAAATNEVRLAAIAVELNIRLRSADMPGAMQEHAFRFSRALLDTNNLESKNPNPTHIAMSLKKEFDAMYGIAWHCIVGKSYGSFVTHSSGGFVYFSVDNLSFLLFKTEVQPVKRPPPLRKLKA
- the LOC118028623 gene encoding probable aquaporin TIP5-1, whose product is MASASLTARFKQSVTPASLRAYLAEFISTFFYVFAVVGSAMASRKLLPDAAADPSSLVIVAMANAFALSSAVYIAANASGGHVNPAVTFSMAVGGRINVPTALFYWISQMLASVMACIFLKVATVGQHVPTNTVAEEMTGFGASLIEGVMTFGLVYTVYAAGDPRRSSLSATGPLAVGLTAGAGVLAAGPFSGGSMNPASAFGSAVIAGRLKNQAVYWVGPLIGAAVAGFLYDNVVFPTEAPDSLRGVSGEVGV